From the genome of Ananas comosus cultivar F153 linkage group 18, ASM154086v1, whole genome shotgun sequence, one region includes:
- the LOC109723795 gene encoding COBRA-like protein 7 → FVSDPASQPYSFHATATVLNSGTTPLKSWSLLVAFRHGEILVSASGAVLTDASDFPYNTSGDATTSFSGYPNPDLLTPIATAGDLSLIQAQIDLVGTLFAPAPPYAPLPASLSLADPSFLCPPPSPASNASTLISTCCVPDPSFSPNATDAAALANSTTSFLPRRAGDLTISYDVLQAYPSSYLALVTIENHNPLARLDNWRLSWEWKRQEFIYSLKGAYPLEVDATGCVYGPQGQYYQDLDFSKVLNCQRSPVVLDLPLSRYNDSQLGLIPHCCRNGTILPKSMDPSQSVSAFQMQVFKMPPDVNRTVLYPPAAWKIAGGSDLNPDYACGPAVRVAPAEFPDPSGLESNTSAIASWQVVCNISAPRGSKPKCCVSFSAFYNDSVVPCGTCACGCPAARTCNASAPPLLLPSEALLVPFDNRTAKALAWAELKHFAVPNPLPCGDNCGVSINWHLYTDYAKGWSARITLFNWESVDLPNWFAAVVMDQAYDGYETMYSFNGTRVGDHTIFMQGNEGLNYLVGETNGTDPSEDPRVPGKQQSVISFTKKPTPGINVVAGDGFPSKVYFNGDECSMPASIPTSKGLRTIATTGIFNLVYVLGVSALLLFRV, encoded by the coding sequence TTCGTCTCCGACCCGGCGTCGCAGCCCTACTCCTTCCACGCGACGGCCACCGTCCTCAACTCCGGCACCACCCCGCTCAAGTCCTGGTCCCTCCTCGTCGCCTTCCGCCACGGCGAGATCCTCGTCTCCGCCTCCGGCGCCGTCCTCACCGACGCCTCCGACTTCCCCTACAACACCTCTGGCGACGCCACGACCTCCTTCTCCGGCTACCCGAACCCCGACCTCCTCACCCCGATCGCCACCGCCGGCGACCTCTCCCTCATCCAGGCCCAGATCGACCTCGTCGGCACCCTCTTCGCCCCCGCTCCCCCCTACGCCCCGCTCCccgcctccctctccctcgccgACCCCTCCTTCCTCTGtcctcccccctcccccgccTCCAACGCCTCCACCCTCATCTCCACCTGCTGCGTCCCCGACCCCTCCTTCTCCCCCAACGCCACCGACGCCGCCGCGCTCGCCAACTCCACCACGAGCTTCCTCCCCCGCCGCGCCGGCGACCTCACCATCTCCTACGACGTCCTCCAGGCCTACCCCTCGTCCTACCTCGCGCTGGTGACCATCGAGAACCACAACCCCCTCGCCCGCCTGGACAACTGGCGGCTCTCCTGGGAGTGGAAGCGCCAGGAGTTCATCTACTCCCTGAAGGGCGCCTACCCGCTGGAGGTCGACGCCACCGGCTGCGTCTACGGCCCCCAGGGCCAGTACTACCAGGACCTCGACTTCTCCAAAGTGCTCAACTGCCAGCGGAGCCCCGTCGTCCTCGACCTCCCGCTGTCGCGCTACAACGACTCCCAGCTCGGCCTCATCCCCCACTGCTGCCGCAACGGCACCATCCTGCCCAAGTCCATGGATCCCTCGCAGTCCGTCTCCGCCTTCCAGATGCAGGTCTTCAAGATGCCACCGGACGTCAACCGCACCGTGCTCTACCCCCCGGCCGCCTGGAAGATCGCCGGCGGCTCCGACCTCAACCCGGACTACGCCTGCGGCCCCGCCGTCCGCGTCGCCCCCGCCGAGTTCCCCGACCCCAGCGGCCTCGAGTCCAACACCTCCGCCATCGCCTCCTGGCAGGTCGTCTGCAACATCTCCGCGCCCAGAGGCTCCAAGCCCAAGTGCTGCGTCTCCTTCTCCGCCTTCTACAACGACTCCGTCGTCCCCTGCGGCACCTGCGCCTGCGGCTGCCCCGCCGCCCGCACCTGCAACGCCTCCGCCCCGCCGCTGCTCCTCCCCTCCGAGGCGCTCCTCGTCCCCTTCGACAACCGCACCGCCAAGGCGCTCGCCTGGGCCGAGCTCAAGCACTTCGCCGTGCCCAATCCGCTCCCCTGCGGCGACAACTGCGGCGTCAGCATCAACTGGCACCTCTACACCGACTACGCCAAGGGGTGGAGCGCGCGGATCACCCTCTTCAACTGGGAGAGCGTCGACCTCCCCAATTGGTTCGCCGCCGTCGTGATGGACCAGGCCTACGACGGCTACGAGACGATGTACTCGTTCAACGGCACCCGGGTCGGGGACCACACCATCTTCATGCAGGGGAACGAGGGCTTGAACTACCTCGTCGGCGAGACGAACGGAACCGACCCCTCCGAGGATCCCAGAGTGCCCGGGAAGCAGCAGTCGGTGATCTCCTTCACGAAGAAGCCGACCCCCGGGATCAATGTGGTCGCCGGGGACGGTTTCCCCTCCAAGGTTTACTTCAACGGCGACGAGTGTTCGATGCCCGCTAGCATTCCTACGAGCAAGGGCCTCCGGACTATCGCCACCACCGGCATCTTCAATTTGGTATACGTTCTCGGCGTTTCGGCTCTTTTGCTGTTCCGAGTATAG